TCCTCCAGTTCCTTCTCTAGCCCGTAGTAGTCCACTACTTGCATCGCCGCCAGGAGCAGGCCTTTCACCTCGCCAGCCAGCTTCACGCGGTCCGGCCCACCGTACTTATGGCGCTTGCTGCCGCTCCCCTCGAAGTGGTTCACCTGCTGCGCCAGCTCGCCGCCCTCTTCCAGTATGCGAGTCATTATTTGGAACGGGTCTTTGCCGTTCGGGAACCGCCGCTCGAGGCCCTGGTTGACCAGCTTGACCTTGTCGAACATACTTACCCCCTGATTGCCGTAAAACAAAAGCGCCGAGGCTCTTCACCCCGGCGCTTCTCTCTTCCGTCTTTACCCTAAACCCCAAACTCTACACCTTCATGAGGTCTCTAACCATAACTGTCTCGTCGCGGTGGGGGCCGGTGGAGATGACGTCTATGGGGACGCCGACCAGCTCTTCAAGGCGGTCAACGTAGCGGCGGGCGTTCTTGGGGAGGTCCTCCAGGCGGCGCGCGCCGGCTGTGGGTGTGTCCCAGCCCCTGTGGTTCTCGTAAATCGGCACGCAGCGGCTCAGCTCCGTCGCGCTGCCGGGGAAGTCATGCACGATCTCCCCGTCCAGCTCGTAGCCTACGCACACCTTGATAACATGGTAGATGTCCAGCACATCCAGACGCGTGAGAACGATCGATGTGTACCCGTTGATGCGGCTGCTGTAGCGGCCGGTGACGGCGTCGAACCAGCCCACGCGGCGCGGGCGGCCCGTGGTGGCGCCGAACTCCTGCGCGCGGTCCCGAATCGAGGTGCCCGTTGCGTCCAACAGCTCGGTCACGAAGTTCCCGCCGCCGACACGGGTGCTGTACGCCTTGTAGACGCCGACTATCGAGTTAATCTGCCGTGGCTGCAGGCCAAGCCCGGTAAGGGCGCCACCGATAGTCGGCGAAGACGAGGTCACAAACGGGTACGTGCCGTGGTCGATATCCAGCATCGCGCCCTGTGCGCCCTCAAGGAGCACATTCTTGCCCGTATCCGCCGCGTGGCTGACGATGTGCTCGGCCGGCCCTATGTAGGGGGCAAGTTTGGACGACCACGCCTTGCACTTGTCTAAGACATCTTTGAGGTCTACAGCCTTGTGGCCGTACACCTTGGTGATGATTGCGTTGTGGTGGCTGAGCACGCTCTCAAGCCGCGGCAGCAGGCTCTCCAGGTCCTTCAGGTCCGCCGCGCGGATGCCGGTGCGAGCGGCCTTGTCCATGTACGCAGGTCCGATCCCGCGTCCTGTAGTGCCTATTGCGTCCTTGCCCTTCGCCTTCTCAGAAAGCTGGTCGAGAAGGACGTGGTACGGCATGACAATGTGGGCGCGCTCACTCACGATCAGTCGGCCGGTGACATCCACGCCCTTGGTTGCGAGGCTTGAGATCTCGTGGAGGAAGACGTCGGGGTCGACGACGACTCCGTTTCCGATGATGCCGAGGGTCTGCGGCCAGAGGATGCCGCTGGGCACGAGGTGAAGGACCAGCTTGCCCTTGTCCGTGATGATTGTATGGCCGGCGTTATTGCCCCCGGAAAACCTGGCGACAATATCGGCATTCCTGGAAAGGAAGTCTACGATCTTTCCCTTTCCCTCATCGCCCCACTGGGCGCCCAAAACGGCACTGACCGTCATCACAACTCCCCTTGATTCGAAGTTGGCGCAACTGTCCTGATTTTGACCTTCGCGAGTATATCATAAACGGCAGCAGCGGGCAGTCGGATAAGGCAGTAGTTGGTAGTAGGTAGTTAGTAGTTGGCCAGACCAAATTCGATCGGCTGTTGGCTTGGCTGACTACCTACTACCAACTACTAACTACCCGCCACCGGCGATCTGGTCCGTCTTCGCGGCCATGATGAAGTCGTTGCGGTGGAGTCCCTTGATCTTGTGCGTCCACCAGCCGACGCCCACCCTACCCCACTCCACCACGAGGCGCGGGTGGTGGCCCTCCTCTTCGGCGGCCTGGCCCACCTTGTTGGCAAATGCCAGCGCCTGAGCGAAGTCTTTGAACTTGAACGTGCGCTCAAGGTGCTTAACGCCCTGCTCCTCGGTAAGCTCCCAGTTGGGCACCAGCGGCTTCAGCTCAACGATTTCCGCATCCGTAACTTTCGGTGAGTCCCTCCTGCATACACCGCATTTCTCGCGCCAGAGTGTCATATACAGGCCTCCTGGGGACCGGGATTGACCGGTTGGTCAACATAAATATCCTAGCACAGGTAGTAGAGTCAGTTGGAATGTGTTGCTATACTCGGTTAGAAGCGAGTTCCCCATCCTCTCAAGCTGCAACTTCCAGGAGGCCCCATTGAAGGTACGAAAGGCTGTAATCCCCGTCGCAGGCTTCGGCACGAGGTTCCTGCCGGCAACGCGCGCCGTGCCCAAGAACCTACTGCCCGTGCTGGACACACCCGTGATCCACTTTGCGGTGGAGGAGGCGGCAAAAGCGGGGATAGAACACATCGTCCTCGTCATGTCTCAGCGTCAGGAAGCGATGGGCTACTACTTCGGCAAGTACACCGAGCTGGAGCTGGCACTGGAGAAGAAGGGCAACAAGGCGATGCTGGAAAAGATGCTCGCTATCCCGAAGATGGTGGAGATCAGCTATGTCTACCAGCACGAGCAGATGGGCCTTGGCCACGCCGT
This genomic stretch from SAR202 cluster bacterium harbors:
- a CDS encoding 4a-hydroxytetrahydrobiopterin dehydratase codes for the protein MTLWREKCGVCRRDSPKVTDAEIVELKPLVPNWELTEEQGVKHLERTFKFKDFAQALAFANKVGQAAEEEGHHPRLVVEWGRVGVGWWTHKIKGLHRNDFIMAAKTDQIAGGG
- a CDS encoding adenylosuccinate synthase; amino-acid sequence: MTVSAVLGAQWGDEGKGKIVDFLSRNADIVARFSGGNNAGHTIITDKGKLVLHLVPSGILWPQTLGIIGNGVVVDPDVFLHEISSLATKGVDVTGRLIVSERAHIVMPYHVLLDQLSEKAKGKDAIGTTGRGIGPAYMDKAARTGIRAADLKDLESLLPRLESVLSHHNAIITKVYGHKAVDLKDVLDKCKAWSSKLAPYIGPAEHIVSHAADTGKNVLLEGAQGAMLDIDHGTYPFVTSSSPTIGGALTGLGLQPRQINSIVGVYKAYSTRVGGGNFVTELLDATGTSIRDRAQEFGATTGRPRRVGWFDAVTGRYSSRINGYTSIVLTRLDVLDIYHVIKVCVGYELDGEIVHDFPGSATELSRCVPIYENHRGWDTPTAGARRLEDLPKNARRYVDRLEELVGVPIDVISTGPHRDETVMVRDLMKV